The proteins below are encoded in one region of Paenisporosarcina cavernae:
- a CDS encoding CTP synthase, which produces MTKYIFVTGGVVSSLGKGITAASLGRLLKNRGLNIAIQKFDPYINVDPGTMSPYQHGEVFVTDDGAEADLDLGHYERFIDINVSKLSNVTTGKVYSTVLQKERRGDYLGGTVQVIPHITNEIKERLVRSGKENNADIVITEIGGTVGDIESLPFLETIRQMKGDFGAENVMYIHCTLIPYIKAAGELKTKPTQHSVKELRSLGIQPNIIVVRTEHPVPQEMKDKIALFCDIKADEVIEARDAETLYEVPLMLQEQHMDDIVLKHLGLTAPQPDMTEWTDLVQRVKNLSKKVRIGLVGKYVELQDAYISVVEALKHAGFVFDADIEVKWINAEHVTFENVKDILSDVDGVLVPGGFGDRGVEGKIAATSYARENNVPFLGICLGMQLATVDFARHILELDGAHSSELDPATPHPIIDLLPEQKDVEDLGGTLRLGLQPCKIVPGTKAHEAYGSELVYERHRHRYEFNNEYREQFEASGFVFSGTSPDGRLIEIIELPENKFFVASQFHPEFVSRPTRPQPLFREFIRATVEE; this is translated from the coding sequence ATGACAAAGTATATTTTCGTCACTGGAGGAGTTGTCTCCTCACTTGGAAAAGGAATTACAGCAGCATCTCTAGGTAGGCTATTAAAAAATCGCGGACTAAATATCGCGATTCAAAAATTTGATCCATACATCAACGTCGACCCAGGAACAATGAGTCCGTATCAACACGGGGAAGTATTTGTAACAGACGACGGTGCAGAAGCGGATTTAGACTTAGGCCACTATGAGCGTTTCATTGACATTAACGTCAGCAAATTGTCCAATGTGACAACCGGAAAAGTGTACTCCACTGTCCTTCAAAAAGAGCGCCGTGGCGACTATTTGGGTGGAACTGTACAAGTCATTCCACATATTACAAACGAAATTAAAGAACGTTTAGTCCGTTCTGGGAAAGAAAATAATGCCGATATCGTCATCACGGAAATCGGTGGAACGGTTGGGGATATTGAATCCCTTCCATTCTTAGAAACGATTCGTCAAATGAAAGGCGATTTCGGTGCGGAAAATGTGATGTACATCCACTGTACGCTTATTCCTTACATCAAAGCTGCTGGAGAATTAAAAACGAAACCAACACAACATAGTGTCAAAGAATTGCGTAGTTTAGGGATTCAACCGAACATTATCGTTGTTCGTACAGAGCATCCTGTTCCGCAAGAAATGAAAGATAAAATTGCGTTATTCTGTGATATTAAAGCGGATGAAGTAATCGAAGCGCGTGATGCAGAAACGTTATACGAAGTACCATTAATGCTACAAGAACAACATATGGACGACATCGTTCTGAAGCACTTAGGATTAACAGCTCCACAACCAGATATGACGGAATGGACAGATTTAGTCCAGCGCGTGAAAAACTTATCGAAAAAAGTGCGCATCGGATTAGTGGGGAAATACGTGGAGCTTCAAGATGCGTATATTTCTGTTGTTGAGGCGTTAAAACACGCAGGTTTCGTATTTGACGCAGATATCGAAGTGAAATGGATCAATGCAGAGCACGTGACATTTGAAAATGTAAAAGACATCTTATCAGATGTGGATGGCGTTCTCGTTCCTGGTGGCTTTGGCGACCGCGGAGTAGAAGGAAAAATTGCTGCAACATCTTATGCACGCGAAAACAACGTACCGTTCTTAGGAATTTGTTTAGGTATGCAATTAGCGACAGTCGATTTCGCCCGTCACATTTTAGAATTAGACGGTGCACATTCATCCGAGTTAGATCCTGCAACACCGCATCCAATTATCGATTTATTGCCAGAACAAAAAGATGTTGAAGACTTAGGCGGTACGCTTCGTTTAGGCCTTCAACCGTGTAAAATCGTTCCTGGAACCAAAGCACACGAAGCGTACGGTTCCGAATTAGTGTACGAGCGTCACCGTCATCGTTATGAGTTTAATAACGAATACCGGGAACAATTCGAAGCGTCGGGCTTTGTGTTCTCCGGAACAAGCCCAGACGGTCGCTTAATCGAAATCATTGAATTACCCGAAAACAAATTCTTTGTGGCATCTCAATTCCACCCAGAATTTGTGTCACGTCCAACACGTCCACAGCCGCTATTCCGCGAATTCATTCGCGCAACAGTGGAAGAATAG
- a CDS encoding DUF2529 family protein, protein MKILTTQLTAVFNRISAQEEQIETTARILAQATIGQGTIYIAAFDSLQSVVTHALLGPEPFLGIKPWTPDAEINSADRVWILAEKSADTVANDLANHLRSNFQPFAVLVGDKGNGVLVESADACIALGIEKGILPNDLGERVIQPLSLAALYAYEAVKFEHDDMVQG, encoded by the coding sequence ATGAAAATACTCACAACACAACTTACAGCGGTCTTCAACCGAATTTCCGCACAAGAAGAACAAATCGAAACAACCGCGCGCATACTAGCCCAAGCAACGATCGGCCAAGGCACCATCTATATCGCTGCCTTCGATAGCCTGCAATCCGTCGTAACGCACGCACTATTAGGCCCGGAGCCTTTTTTGGGAATAAAACCTTGGACACCAGACGCGGAAATAAACTCCGCCGATCGCGTCTGGATCCTTGCCGAAAAAAGCGCGGACACTGTTGCGAATGATCTCGCGAACCACCTTCGCTCAAACTTCCAACCTTTTGCTGTATTAGTCGGCGACAAGGGAAACGGAGTACTAGTCGAAAGCGCGGACGCTTGCATTGCACTCGGAATCGAAAAAGGCATTCTACCTAACGACCTTGGCGAACGCGTCATACAACCACTTTCACTTGCCGCACTATATGCATATGAAGCCGTCAAATTCGAACACGACGACATGGTACAAGGGTAA
- a CDS encoding response regulator: MKKLLIVDDQQGIRLLLNEVFKREGYETFLASNGQEAFQIASEQKIDGVLLDMKIPGMDGIQILKRLVQQSPDLPVLMMTAYGELDLIQEALSIGAAKYFTKPFDIYEVRDAVNELVLK, from the coding sequence ATGAAGAAATTGCTTATCGTGGATGATCAGCAAGGGATTCGGCTTTTGCTCAATGAAGTGTTCAAGCGAGAAGGGTATGAGACGTTTTTAGCTTCGAATGGTCAAGAGGCATTTCAAATTGCTTCCGAACAAAAGATCGACGGCGTTCTACTCGATATGAAAATCCCTGGAATGGATGGGATTCAAATTTTAAAGCGATTAGTCCAACAGTCGCCTGATTTGCCCGTGTTAATGATGACGGCATACGGCGAATTGGATTTAATACAGGAAGCACTGAGCATTGGCGCGGCGAAATATTTCACGAAGCCATTTGATATTTATGAAGTTCGAGATGCGGTGAATGAATTGGTTCTCAAATGA
- a CDS encoding class II fructose-bisphosphate aldolase, whose product MALVSMKDMMIKGKEEGYAIGQFNINNLEFTQAILQAAEEEKSPVILGVSEGAAKYMGGFTTVVHMVKGLMADYNISVPVAIHLDHGSSFEKCKAAIDAGFTSVMIDASHHPLDENIETTKQVVEYAHARGVSVEAELGTVGGQEDDVIADGVIYADAEECVQLVNETGIDCLAPALGSVHGPYKGEPNLGFAEMEDISNRTNMPLVLHGGTGIPVKDVQRAISLGTAKINVNTENQIAATKAIREFLAKDENVYDPRKYLIPARDAIKATVQGKMRDFGSSGKA is encoded by the coding sequence ATGGCATTAGTTTCAATGAAAGACATGATGATAAAAGGGAAAGAAGAAGGCTATGCAATTGGCCAATTTAATATTAATAATCTAGAGTTTACACAAGCGATTTTACAAGCAGCGGAAGAAGAAAAATCTCCTGTGATTTTAGGGGTTTCAGAAGGCGCAGCAAAATATATGGGTGGTTTTACGACAGTTGTTCACATGGTGAAAGGGCTAATGGCAGATTATAACATTAGTGTTCCTGTGGCGATTCACTTAGACCACGGTTCTAGTTTCGAAAAATGTAAAGCGGCTATTGACGCTGGTTTCACATCTGTTATGATCGATGCTTCTCATCATCCGTTAGACGAGAACATTGAAACAACGAAGCAAGTGGTGGAATATGCACATGCACGCGGCGTTTCGGTGGAAGCGGAGCTTGGTACAGTTGGTGGACAAGAGGATGACGTAATTGCAGATGGCGTTATTTATGCAGATGCTGAAGAGTGTGTGCAATTGGTAAATGAAACAGGCATCGACTGTTTAGCTCCAGCGTTAGGTTCTGTTCACGGTCCTTACAAAGGAGAGCCAAATTTAGGCTTTGCGGAAATGGAAGATATTTCGAACCGTACGAATATGCCACTTGTTTTACATGGCGGAACAGGAATTCCAGTGAAAGACGTTCAACGTGCGATTTCTCTTGGAACGGCAAAAATTAATGTCAATACAGAAAACCAAATTGCTGCAACAAAAGCAATTCGCGAATTTTTAGCAAAAGACGAGAATGTGTACGATCCACGCAAGTATTTAATTCCTGCGCGTGATGCAATTAAAGCAACGGTTCAAGGAAAAATGCGTGATTTCGGAAGTTCAGGTAAAGCATAA
- the fsa gene encoding fructose-6-phosphate aldolase — MKFFIDTANFDEIKEAHAWGLIDGVTTNPSLVAKENISFHDRLKEITALVDGSVSAEVIALDAEGMIREGRELAAIAPNITVKLPMTPDGLTACSTFAKEGIKTNVTLIFSANQALLAARAGATYVSPFLGRLDDIGHNGMDLIATISEIFDIHGLDTQIIAASIRHPQHVTDAALNGAHIGTMPINVLRQLFKHPLTDKGIEAFLADWNKRTEAK; from the coding sequence ATGAAATTTTTTATTGATACAGCAAATTTTGATGAAATTAAAGAAGCACATGCATGGGGCTTAATTGATGGCGTTACAACGAATCCGTCTCTAGTCGCGAAAGAAAATATTTCGTTTCATGATCGTTTAAAAGAAATCACGGCACTTGTAGATGGTTCTGTTAGTGCCGAAGTGATTGCATTAGACGCAGAAGGCATGATTCGTGAAGGTCGCGAGCTTGCAGCGATTGCACCTAATATTACGGTGAAGCTTCCAATGACTCCAGATGGATTAACGGCATGTTCGACATTTGCAAAAGAAGGTATTAAAACAAATGTCACCCTTATTTTTAGTGCAAACCAAGCACTTCTTGCCGCGCGAGCTGGTGCAACTTATGTGTCTCCATTTTTAGGTCGTTTAGATGATATTGGCCATAATGGTATGGATTTAATCGCCACAATTTCGGAAATTTTTGACATACACGGTCTGGATACACAAATTATTGCGGCATCTATTCGCCACCCTCAACACGTGACGGACGCTGCACTTAACGGTGCTCACATTGGAACAATGCCGATTAATGTGCTTCGCCAATTGTTTAAACATCCATTAACGGATAAAGGAATTGAAGCATTTTTAGCGGATTGGAATAAGCGAACGGAAGCAAAATAA
- a CDS encoding UDP-N-acetylglucosamine 1-carboxyvinyltransferase, giving the protein MEVFKIRGQQPLKGTIKVSGAKNSAVALIPASILANSPVTIDGLPEILDVWTLKELLEEIGGTVSFENGKMAIEPTEMQGMPLPNGNVKKLRASYYLMGAMLGRFKKAVIGLPGGCFLGPRPIDQHIKGFEALGAKVTNEHGAIYLRADELRGAKIYLDVVSVGATINIMLAAVLAKGQTIIENAAKEPEIIDVATLLSNMGARIKGAGTNVIRIDGVEELHGTNHTIIPDRIEAGTFMIMAALAGDGITVDNVIPFHMEAVTAKLREMGVKVEEDEESVFIPKTANLSAVDVKTLVYPGFATDLQQPFSVLMTQATGSSVITDTIYSARFKHIDELKRMNASARVEGRTAIINGPVSLQSASVRASDLRAGAALVLAGLIAEGETEIHDIYHIERGYSNIIEKLRGLGADIRKETLEVETVGATEDGRN; this is encoded by the coding sequence ATGGAAGTATTTAAAATACGAGGACAACAACCATTAAAAGGGACGATCAAAGTTAGTGGTGCTAAAAATAGTGCGGTTGCGTTAATTCCTGCATCTATTTTAGCGAATTCTCCCGTGACGATTGATGGCTTACCAGAAATTCTGGACGTCTGGACGTTAAAGGAGTTGCTCGAAGAAATTGGTGGGACGGTTTCATTTGAAAATGGCAAAATGGCCATCGAACCAACGGAAATGCAAGGAATGCCACTACCAAACGGTAATGTGAAGAAATTACGTGCGTCCTATTATTTAATGGGTGCAATGCTTGGTCGTTTTAAAAAGGCAGTCATTGGATTACCTGGAGGTTGTTTCTTAGGTCCACGTCCAATCGATCAGCATATTAAAGGATTCGAAGCGCTTGGTGCGAAAGTGACAAATGAGCACGGAGCGATTTACTTGCGTGCAGATGAGCTTCGCGGAGCGAAAATCTATTTGGATGTCGTGAGTGTCGGTGCGACGATTAATATTATGCTTGCTGCTGTCCTGGCAAAAGGACAGACCATTATTGAAAATGCGGCAAAAGAGCCTGAAATTATTGACGTGGCTACACTACTTTCCAACATGGGTGCGAGGATTAAAGGTGCTGGTACCAACGTGATTCGAATTGATGGTGTGGAAGAGTTACATGGAACGAACCATACAATTATTCCTGATCGCATTGAAGCGGGTACGTTTATGATTATGGCTGCACTTGCTGGTGACGGAATAACAGTGGATAACGTGATTCCGTTCCATATGGAAGCAGTCACAGCTAAACTTCGTGAAATGGGCGTGAAGGTAGAGGAAGACGAAGAGAGTGTCTTCATTCCAAAAACGGCGAATTTGTCAGCGGTAGATGTAAAAACGCTTGTTTACCCTGGTTTTGCGACTGATTTACAGCAACCGTTCTCGGTGTTAATGACGCAAGCGACAGGTTCTTCTGTTATTACTGACACGATTTACTCTGCTCGTTTTAAGCATATCGACGAGTTGAAACGTATGAATGCAAGTGCGCGTGTAGAAGGACGTACAGCGATTATTAACGGACCAGTGTCGTTACAATCAGCATCCGTTCGAGCATCTGATTTACGTGCAGGAGCTGCGCTTGTTCTTGCAGGTTTGATTGCCGAAGGAGAAACAGAAATTCACGACATTTATCATATTGAGCGTGGCTATAGCAACATCATTGAGAAGTTACGTGGTCTTGGTGCAGATATTCGAAAAGAAACGCTAGAAGTCGAGACAGTTGGTGCGACAGAAGACGGGAGGAACTAA
- the glpX gene encoding class II fructose-bisphosphatase: MERSLSMELVRVTEAAAIASARWMGRGLKNEADDAATSAMRRVFDTIPMQGVVVIGEGEMDEAPMLYIGEELGLGNGGPTVDVAVDPLEGTNIVAAGGWNALAVLAIADRGNLLHAPDMYMNKLAVGPESVGKVDINASVTDNLRAVAKAKNKDIEDVVATILNRPRHQKIIDEIRASGARIKLINDGDVAGAINTAFDETGVDILFGMGGAPEGVIAAVGLKCLGGEIQGKLVPQNEAELERCTKMGLNVSQVFRMEHLVKGDDAIFAATGVTDGELLRGVQFKGTYAESHSLVMRAKSGTVRFVEGRHSLKKKPHLVMHD, encoded by the coding sequence ATGGAACGTAGTTTATCGATGGAATTAGTTCGTGTAACGGAAGCGGCAGCAATTGCTTCTGCAAGATGGATGGGACGAGGATTGAAAAATGAAGCGGACGATGCAGCAACGTCCGCAATGCGTCGAGTGTTTGATACAATTCCGATGCAAGGTGTGGTGGTAATTGGTGAAGGTGAAATGGACGAAGCACCCATGTTGTATATCGGAGAAGAGCTTGGTTTAGGGAACGGCGGTCCTACAGTGGACGTGGCTGTGGACCCATTAGAAGGCACAAACATTGTGGCTGCTGGTGGCTGGAATGCACTTGCAGTACTTGCAATTGCAGACAGAGGAAACCTTCTTCATGCACCAGACATGTATATGAACAAGCTAGCAGTTGGTCCAGAATCAGTTGGGAAAGTGGATATTAACGCGAGTGTAACAGACAATTTACGCGCTGTTGCGAAAGCGAAAAATAAAGACATTGAAGACGTTGTTGCAACGATTTTAAATCGACCTCGTCATCAAAAAATCATCGATGAAATCCGTGCATCAGGTGCTCGTATTAAATTAATCAACGACGGTGACGTTGCGGGTGCAATTAATACGGCATTCGATGAAACAGGTGTAGATATTTTATTCGGCATGGGCGGCGCACCAGAAGGTGTAATTGCAGCTGTTGGATTAAAATGTCTTGGCGGAGAAATACAAGGGAAATTAGTTCCTCAAAACGAAGCTGAATTAGAACGCTGTACAAAAATGGGTCTAAACGTGTCACAAGTATTCCGCATGGAACACTTAGTAAAAGGCGACGACGCAATTTTCGCTGCAACAGGCGTAACAGACGGCGAATTGCTTCGCGGTGTGCAGTTTAAAGGTACATATGCTGAGTCTCACTCATTAGTCATGCGTGCGAAATCTGGAACTGTCCGATTTGTAGAAGGGCGTCACAGCTTAAAGAAAAAACCTCACCTAGTTATGCACGACTAA
- the rho gene encoding transcription termination factor Rho produces the protein MKPLTIAELESMTLKELYALAKELKISYYSKLTKKELILTILKTRAEREGFFFMEGVLEIIQSEGFGFLRPINYSPSSEDIYISASQIRRFDLRNGDKVTGKVRPPKENERYYGLLQVEAVNGEDPDSAKERVHFPALTPLYPDRHIKLETTPNKLSTRIMDLVAPVGFGQRGLIVAPPKAGKTLLLKEIANSITTNHPEAELIVLLIDERPEEVTDIERSVQADVVSSTFDEVPENHVKVAELVLERAMRLVEHKRDVIILMDSITRLARAYNLVIPPSGRTLSGGIDPAAFHRPKRFFGAARNIEEGGSLTILATALVDTGSRMDEVIYEEFKGTGNLELHLDRSLAERRIFPALDIRRSGTRKEELLIPAEQLDKLWAIRKTFSDSHDFTERFMKKLRQSKSNEDFFEQLNADMKAHRNGKGLI, from the coding sequence ATGAAACCACTTACAATTGCAGAGCTTGAAAGCATGACGCTGAAAGAGCTTTATGCACTCGCAAAAGAACTGAAAATTTCCTATTATAGTAAATTAACAAAAAAAGAATTGATTTTAACGATTCTGAAAACACGCGCAGAACGGGAAGGGTTCTTCTTCATGGAAGGCGTGCTAGAGATCATCCAGTCAGAAGGGTTCGGATTTTTACGTCCAATCAACTACTCTCCTAGCTCGGAGGACATCTACATTTCAGCCTCTCAAATTCGCCGATTTGACCTTCGAAACGGGGACAAAGTAACGGGGAAAGTTCGTCCACCAAAAGAAAACGAACGCTATTACGGTTTGTTACAAGTAGAAGCAGTAAACGGGGAAGACCCGGATTCTGCAAAAGAACGAGTACATTTTCCCGCATTAACACCACTCTATCCAGATCGTCATATTAAGCTCGAAACGACACCTAACAAGCTTTCCACTCGTATTATGGACTTAGTTGCACCTGTTGGATTTGGGCAACGTGGATTGATTGTTGCTCCACCAAAAGCAGGGAAAACGCTTTTATTAAAAGAAATCGCAAACTCCATTACAACGAACCATCCTGAAGCGGAATTGATTGTCCTATTAATCGATGAACGCCCCGAGGAAGTAACGGATATTGAGCGTTCTGTTCAAGCGGATGTCGTCAGTTCGACGTTTGATGAAGTGCCAGAAAATCATGTTAAAGTCGCAGAATTAGTGTTAGAACGTGCGATGCGTTTAGTCGAGCACAAACGGGACGTCATTATTTTAATGGACTCCATTACACGTCTTGCGCGTGCATATAACTTAGTTATACCACCGAGCGGACGTACGCTATCAGGTGGTATTGATCCTGCCGCATTCCACCGTCCGAAGCGATTCTTTGGGGCAGCTCGTAATATCGAAGAAGGCGGAAGCTTAACTATTCTTGCAACGGCATTAGTCGATACAGGATCTCGTATGGATGAAGTGATTTACGAAGAGTTCAAAGGAACAGGGAACTTAGAACTTCACTTAGACCGCAGCTTAGCAGAACGTCGAATCTTCCCAGCACTCGATATCCGTCGATCTGGAACGAGAAAAGAAGAACTTCTCATTCCGGCTGAACAACTCGACAAACTATGGGCTATTCGCAAAACATTCTCGGATTCGCACGATTTCACGGAACGTTTCATGAAAAAATTGCGCCAATCCAAGTCGAACGAAGACTTCTTTGAACAGTTAAATGCAGACATGAAAGCGCATCGTAACGGCAAAGGACTTATTTAG
- the rpmE gene encoding 50S ribosomal protein L31 encodes MKQGIHPDYKEATVTCSCGNSFKTGSVKEDIKVEFCNECHPFYTGRQKFASADGRVDRFNKKYGLKEEGRE; translated from the coding sequence ATGAAACAAGGAATTCATCCAGACTACAAAGAAGCAACAGTAACATGTTCATGTGGTAACTCATTCAAAACTGGTTCTGTAAAAGAAGACATTAAAGTCGAGTTTTGTAATGAATGTCACCCATTCTACACAGGACGTCAGAAATTCGCATCAGCGGATGGTCGTGTGGATCGCTTCAACAAAAAATACGGTCTTAAAGAAGAAGGAAGAGAGTAG
- a CDS encoding thymidine kinase yields MYVMTQSGWLEVICGSMFSGKSEELIRRVRRAQFAKQKIAVFKPKIDNRYSEEEVVSHNGNKVIAYSISRSKDIFDFVTDEYDVIAVDEAQFFDEEITQVVKRLADHGYRVIVAGLDQDFRGEPFGPMPTMMAMAEQVTKLQAVCQVCGSPASRTQRLINGQPAGYEDPIILIGATEAYEPRCRHHHEVPSGVTHQAALEIEN; encoded by the coding sequence GTGTATGTGATGACACAATCGGGCTGGTTAGAAGTCATTTGTGGGAGCATGTTCTCCGGAAAATCAGAAGAGTTAATTCGCCGTGTGCGCCGCGCACAATTTGCGAAGCAAAAAATTGCCGTATTTAAACCAAAAATAGATAATCGATATAGCGAAGAAGAAGTGGTTTCTCATAATGGAAATAAAGTGATTGCGTACTCGATCTCGCGTTCCAAAGACATTTTTGACTTTGTAACAGACGAGTATGACGTGATTGCAGTTGATGAAGCACAGTTTTTTGATGAAGAAATTACACAAGTAGTCAAACGTCTTGCAGATCATGGCTACCGAGTGATTGTGGCAGGTCTAGATCAAGACTTCCGAGGAGAACCGTTCGGACCAATGCCAACAATGATGGCAATGGCAGAACAAGTCACAAAATTACAAGCAGTGTGCCAAGTTTGTGGCTCACCTGCCAGCAGAACGCAGCGCCTCATTAACGGCCAACCTGCCGGATACGAAGATCCAATTATTTTAATCGGTGCGACAGAAGCGTACGAGCCAAGATGTCGCCACCACCACGAAGTTCCGTCCGGTGTCACGCACCAAGCGGCACTTGAAATTGAAAACTAA
- the prfA gene encoding peptide chain release factor 1: MFDRLQSVEDRYDRLNELLSDPEIVNDTNKLRTLSKEQSDLQPTVDAYREYKSLKEQLADAKAMLDDKLDAEMRDMVKEEMNEIEPQIEAMEEKLRILLIPKDPNDDKNVIMEIRGAAGGEEAALFAGNLFRMYSRYADAQGWKIDIMDASPTGIGGYKEVIFMINGTGAYSKMKYENGAHRVQRVPETESGGRIHTSTATVACLPEVEEVDVEIHDKDIRFDAYASSGAGGQSVNTTMSAVRLTHLPTGIVVTCQDEKSQIKNKAKAMTVLRARVADKFRQEAQAEYDAVRKSAVGTGDRSERIRTYNYPQNRVTDHRVGLTIQKLDQIMEGKLDEVIEVLIMTDQAERLERMNDENV; this comes from the coding sequence ATGTTTGATCGATTACAATCGGTAGAAGACCGATATGACCGTCTAAACGAACTTCTGAGCGATCCAGAAATCGTCAACGACACAAATAAATTACGTACACTTTCGAAAGAACAATCGGATTTACAGCCGACTGTCGATGCGTATCGTGAATATAAATCATTAAAAGAGCAACTTGCAGACGCAAAAGCAATGCTCGATGACAAATTAGACGCAGAAATGCGCGACATGGTCAAAGAAGAAATGAATGAAATTGAACCGCAAATTGAAGCGATGGAAGAAAAACTTCGTATTCTCTTAATTCCAAAAGATCCAAACGATGACAAAAACGTTATCATGGAAATTCGCGGAGCAGCTGGCGGAGAAGAAGCAGCGCTATTTGCCGGAAACCTCTTCCGTATGTACAGCCGTTATGCTGACGCGCAAGGCTGGAAAATTGATATCATGGACGCATCTCCTACAGGAATTGGCGGATACAAAGAAGTCATTTTCATGATCAATGGAACGGGCGCTTACTCGAAGATGAAATACGAAAACGGTGCACACCGTGTGCAACGTGTTCCTGAAACAGAATCAGGCGGACGTATCCATACGTCCACTGCAACCGTTGCGTGTCTTCCAGAAGTAGAAGAAGTAGACGTGGAAATTCATGACAAAGATATTCGCTTTGACGCTTACGCATCATCTGGTGCCGGCGGACAATCCGTTAATACAACGATGTCAGCCGTTCGTTTAACGCATTTACCTACCGGAATCGTCGTAACGTGTCAGGACGAAAAATCTCAAATTAAAAACAAAGCGAAAGCGATGACCGTACTTCGTGCGCGTGTAGCGGACAAATTCCGCCAAGAAGCACAAGCAGAATACGATGCTGTTCGTAAATCCGCAGTAGGAACCGGGGACCGCTCGGAACGAATTCGCACATACAACTATCCACAAAACCGCGTAACCGACCACCGCGTCGGCTTGACGATTCAAAAATTGGATCAAATCATGGAAGGCAAACTCGATGAAGTCATCGAAGTGCTCATCATGACCGACCAAGCAGAACGACTCGAACGCATGAACGACGAAAATGTCTAA
- the prmC gene encoding peptide chain release factor N(5)-glutamine methyltransferase, with protein sequence MSKAIYEALSWASSYLTEKNREPRAAQLLLQHVTSKSHAALIADAHEQLKADEWAQFEHFIHQHGKGIPIQYLIGEEEFYGRHFTVNPSVLIPRPETEELIELVLTRATAVFGNETSLRVADIGTGSGIIGITVKLERPNWNVTVTDIDSDALHVALANAARLEAEVTGKIGDGVKALLDSSGKLDIVVSNPPYIADSEAADMSEVVLDHEPHLALFADNKGLAIYQQLCRDLPSVMKSPGIVAFEIGYLQGKSVQQLLQNAFPSAIVEVHKDINGKDRMVIATV encoded by the coding sequence ATGTCTAAAGCAATCTACGAGGCCCTCTCATGGGCTTCTTCTTATTTAACCGAAAAAAACCGCGAACCCCGAGCAGCGCAGTTACTGTTGCAACACGTCACATCTAAATCACACGCAGCACTTATCGCCGATGCACACGAACAGCTAAAAGCGGATGAATGGGCGCAATTCGAGCACTTCATTCACCAACACGGCAAAGGAATCCCCATTCAATATCTCATCGGTGAAGAAGAATTTTACGGTCGTCACTTTACCGTCAACCCGAGCGTCCTCATCCCGAGGCCTGAGACCGAAGAACTCATCGAGCTCGTACTTACTCGTGCAACTGCTGTTTTTGGCAATGAAACATCCCTGCGAGTGGCAGACATCGGAACAGGTTCTGGCATTATCGGCATCACGGTGAAGCTCGAACGACCAAATTGGAACGTTACGGTAACGGATATTGATTCGGATGCGCTCCACGTGGCCCTGGCAAACGCTGCGCGGCTTGAAGCAGAAGTAACAGGAAAAATCGGTGACGGAGTGAAAGCTCTACTAGACTCGAGTGGAAAATTGGATATAGTTGTTTCGAATCCTCCGTATATCGCAGACTCCGAAGCAGCCGACATGTCGGAAGTCGTGCTTGACCATGAACCGCATCTTGCACTATTTGCGGATAATAAAGGATTAGCCATCTACCAACAACTCTGTCGTGACTTGCCTTCTGTCATGAAATCGCCTGGCATAGTCGCATTTGAAATTGGCTATTTGCAAGGAAAATCCGTCCAACAACTGCTGCAAAATGCCTTTCCATCAGCAATTGTAGAAGTACACAAAGATATCAACGGGAAAGATCGTATGGTGATTGCGACCGTATAA